A region from the Mycoplasmopsis phocirhinis genome encodes:
- a CDS encoding MAG5150 family histidine triad lipoprotein yields the protein MKPKFLKLTLVSALFSTPFIAVGCMNTNNPKANEAQQINLEFTTLKGVVKTFANQIKQSKEQFYESHPNTNVVIHKLLSFNHKTKQNLSNVLNEVIKQENSQMFLSDKEISSWSDEEKELYNEWFKTNQGLNHVNNVARVAHDFDTQLGEKIQILKENNAQNEVVKFEIYLNSLFNKNFVDSEMNENFQKLELFIKTNLYDKSEQKDNDDHQHNHSQNLQDHTHSHALINIAQSAIEEAEEFSEEFNKVLSLKAKFETLTNETKKDFYLNKFYKLIDVSNDFRNIVKKSENEIDVLKNTIKNVFTPLDKIKTILNINN from the coding sequence ATGAAACCTAAATTCTTAAAATTAACTTTGGTATCTGCGTTATTTTCAACACCGTTTATAGCTGTCGGCTGTATGAATACTAACAATCCCAAAGCAAATGAAGCTCAACAAATAAATTTAGAATTTACAACTTTAAAAGGTGTAGTCAAAACCTTTGCAAACCAAATCAAACAAAGCAAAGAACAATTTTATGAATCTCATCCAAACACAAATGTTGTGATTCATAAATTGTTAAGTTTTAATCATAAAACTAAACAAAATTTAAGTAATGTTCTTAATGAAGTAATAAAACAAGAAAATAGCCAAATGTTTTTAAGCGATAAGGAAATATCATCTTGAAGCGATGAAGAAAAAGAACTGTATAATGAATGATTTAAAACCAATCAAGGTTTAAATCATGTTAATAATGTAGCGAGAGTTGCTCATGATTTTGATACACAATTAGGTGAAAAAATCCAAATTTTAAAAGAAAACAATGCTCAAAATGAAGTTGTTAAGTTTGAAATTTATTTAAATAGTTTGTTTAATAAAAACTTTGTAGATTCAGAAATGAATGAAAACTTTCAAAAATTAGAATTATTTATCAAAACAAATCTATATGATAAAAGCGAGCAAAAAGATAATGATGATCACCAACATAATCATTCGCAAAATTTGCAAGATCACACTCATTCACACGCATTAATTAATATAGCTCAAAGTGCTATTGAAGAAGCAGAGGAATTTAGTGAAGAATTTAATAAAGTTTTAAGTTTAAAAGCTAAATTTGAAACCCTTACGAACGAAACTAAAAAAGATTTCTATTTAAATAAATTTTATAAATTAATTGATGTGAGCAATGATTTTAGAAATATAGTAAAAAAATCTGAAAATGAAATTGATGTTCTAAAAAATACTATAAAAAATGTTTTTACTCCACTTGATAAAATTAAAACAATTTTAAATATCAACAATTAA
- a CDS encoding MAG5150 family histidine triad lipoprotein has protein sequence MKINQLILSFSIVPATSIIVVSCQNNPEQNTHSKLNNSPTTQIKKYFAEFKQTYKNLEAFLIFDTQKQIKINNEFNLFFDEFRNIKKLAKKLKFVSNPVENGQYFLNQSELNAHFDNSQQNIYKKWLSSQNGVKIVNNALGISDDAQIQIKSNSTYLSAKNNSNQIYAFEQYLNSLDNKNFKDDELINNIAKMKQFVSDHIYNEQKWQSDLEDSLLNEQNHSHDNHSHTHSHATINIALNALRQNNEFVDELEKLYSLESNFNALDDNGKKELILNNIFKLNKIDINKYRQIIKNAQLSLTKLREQAIKLFIAIKSIENHIKL, from the coding sequence ATGAAAATAAATCAATTAATTTTGTCATTTAGTATTGTTCCGGCCACATCTATAATCGTTGTTTCGTGTCAAAATAATCCTGAACAAAACACTCATTCAAAATTAAATAATTCGCCAACTACACAAATTAAAAAATACTTTGCTGAATTTAAACAAACATATAAAAATTTAGAAGCTTTTTTAATTTTTGACACACAAAAACAAATCAAAATTAACAATGAATTTAATTTGTTTTTTGACGAATTTAGAAATATTAAAAAACTAGCTAAAAAATTAAAATTTGTTTCTAATCCAGTTGAAAATGGACAGTATTTTTTAAACCAAAGTGAATTAAACGCACATTTTGACAATTCTCAACAAAATATTTATAAAAAATGATTAAGCAGCCAAAATGGCGTAAAAATAGTCAATAATGCTTTAGGAATTAGTGATGATGCCCAAATTCAAATTAAATCTAATTCTACATATTTAAGTGCTAAAAATAATTCAAATCAAATTTATGCGTTTGAACAATACTTAAATTCACTTGATAATAAAAATTTTAAAGATGATGAATTAATAAATAATATTGCCAAAATGAAGCAATTTGTATCTGATCATATTTATAATGAACAAAAATGACAAAGCGATTTAGAAGATTCATTGTTAAATGAACAAAATCATAGTCATGATAACCATTCACACACCCATTCGCATGCTACCATAAATATCGCTTTAAATGCCTTAAGACAAAATAATGAATTTGTTGACGAATTAGAAAAACTTTATTCATTAGAGTCAAATTTTAATGCTTTAGATGACAATGGTAAAAAAGAGTTAATTCTTAATAATATTTTTAAACTTAATAAAATTGATATCAATAAATATCGTCAAATAATAAAGAATGCTCAATTATCGCTAACAAAATTACGAGAACAAGCAATCAAACTATTCATAGCAATAAAATCAATTGAAAATCATATTAAATTATAG
- a CDS encoding YneF family protein: protein MSLTGWVLTIIFVSLIVGVVGGFIGFLIARKKIQKHLKENPPINEKMIRAMFLQMGRKASEQQIKNVMRSIYNQK, encoded by the coding sequence ATGAGTTTAACTGGATGAGTGTTAACTATAATTTTTGTGTCTTTAATTGTTGGAGTTGTAGGTGGTTTTATCGGTTTTCTAATCGCACGTAAAAAAATCCAAAAACACTTAAAAGAAAACCCACCTATTAACGAAAAAATGATTAGAGCTATGTTTTTACAAATGGGACGTAAAGCTTCCGAACAACAAATAAAAAACGTAATGCGTTCAATTTATAATCAAAAATAA